The genomic interval GTCAATTTCACAGAGAATGCAACTGAGAAGTGCAATATTAATCATGATATCCACCAGACATTATCCCCTGTGATAtacatatttgtatttatattagGCTTGCCAGCTAACTGCCTGTCACTGTACTATGGGTATTTACAGATCAAAGCTAAAAATGAATTGGGTATCTACCTTTGCAATTTGACTGTAGCAGACCTGCTCTAcatattttctttgcctttttggctTCAGTATGTTTTACAGCATGACAATTGGACCTACGATGAGCTGCTGTGCAAAATTTGTGGCATCCTCTTGTATGAGAACATCTATATCAGTGTGGGCTTCCTCTGCTGCATCTCCATTGACCGCTATCTCGCAGTAGTGCATCCTTTTCGGTTCCAATGCTTTCGGACTATGAAGGCTGCTGTGATTGTAAGCATCGTTATCTGGACCAAAGAAATAATTacatgctgctttgtttttacacATGCGGAGGTCAGTATGGATGCTGACAGCCATGTGGTGTGTTTCGAGCATTACCCCATCAAAAAATGGGAGCACAACGTCAATTACTACCGCTTCTCTGCTGgcttccttttccccttctttctgtTGGCCTTTTCTTACTGTGGGATTTTACGAGTTGTCCACAAGAGTCATGGAActcaaaagaagaagaaaatccaaATTAAACGACTGGTTTCAAgcactgttttaatttttttagtttgctttgGACCATACCACATCCTACTTGTGATCCGCAGCTTGTTGGAGAACAACTGCTCATTTgctgagaaaatatttaatatttaccATGTTTCTCTCCTGCTGACTACTTTTAACTGTGTTGCTGATCCAGTGTTGTACTGTTTTTCCAGTGAAAGCACTTACCAGAACTTTGCCAAGATGCGAGACTCTTGTTTAACTTGTTTAGGGTGCCTGAGGACCGAGACAAAGGAATCCTATCCACTGAACCCTCCAGAAAGTCCCAACAGGCCACGGCACGAGCAACAACCAGATGATGGTACTGAAAGGAAAGACTCCTGCACAGCTAACATGGGCAGCCTATAGCATTCATCAAAAAAGGACGTTAGTCTAAAATCTGCAGCTGTGGCTGTGTTTGTGTATCCATCTGATTTATCCATCTATTACAACAGTGTTACTTCCCAAAGGCTTATTAGCAATGCAGTGCAGTGAGGTCATTTCTGAGGTGCGTAGACCTTGGCAATAGTGAGGAAAACACAGGCTAAGTCACCTCAGTACAATCACGTGCCTGTTGTCATTGTGGTACCACTCAAAACCTGCTATCTTGATGTCTGCATTGACTGGAATAAGAACCACGCTGATGGTGTGTGGTTCTGCTGAATTTAACTGCTTTCTGTTTGCCCCTGTAGCACCTGGAGAAAATAATTCTCTACAGGATGTCTTCAGCTGTTTGAAAGGTTGGagacaaaacaaattaaatgtcCCCAtatgtactttaaaaaagaaaaaaaaaattaaaaag from Columba livia isolate bColLiv1 breed racing homer chromosome 5, bColLiv1.pat.W.v2, whole genome shotgun sequence carries:
- the GPR68 gene encoding ovarian cancer G-protein coupled receptor 1, coding for MVNFTENATEKCNINHDIHQTLSPVIYIFVFILGLPANCLSLYYGYLQIKAKNELGIYLCNLTVADLLYIFSLPFWLQYVLQHDNWTYDELLCKICGILLYENIYISVGFLCCISIDRYLAVVHPFRFQCFRTMKAAVIVSIVIWTKEIITCCFVFTHAEVSMDADSHVVCFEHYPIKKWEHNVNYYRFSAGFLFPFFLLAFSYCGILRVVHKSHGTQKKKKIQIKRLVSSTVLIFLVCFGPYHILLVIRSLLENNCSFAEKIFNIYHVSLLLTTFNCVADPVLYCFSSESTYQNFAKMRDSCLTCLGCLRTETKESYPLNPPESPNRPRHEQQPDDGTERKDSCTANMGSL